The following coding sequences lie in one Spinacia oleracea cultivar Varoflay chromosome 1, BTI_SOV_V1, whole genome shotgun sequence genomic window:
- the LOC130462644 gene encoding protein FAR1-RELATED SEQUENCE 5-like: MSEPGELNFIISMGFSFKSQICINFFRFHPEASNLGFYKNQSFLQSARYPEHEFGDSAIYDFGIHVFCPILGIVFLTVVYWGMVCGKDVRVIDFEECNGYRGYLEKNTNWWIEGLPQMVSGVCSDDGNAQLEATTHFRKLLSIVNKEVSLFVEGSESMLMMKEVKNEDEAYDLYNEYAFSKGFGIRVGKGRKRQNSEFYTMKRFLCSCEGVKDEKRKRTRSYARLDTRTGCTAFVQFSIGKDGVWTVVNHNMIHNHAMVPLNKRHLIRSQRKVSKEALYFMSTLKASGVKVSDTLRVLRKEVGGSPMVGFTASDAYNALSRAKANKLEGHDCHQLIKYFAQRNSSEEGFYYDFELSEEEGLLSFFWRDGRMKRDYDYFGDLLVFDTTYRTNKYDMICAPFVGMNHHSNNVMFGMGFVINEKTESFNWLFQTFLTSMGGNPPITIMTDQAPSIAAGIRNVFPDARHRLCTWHIGENSKKHIGQYRALDGFSDIFNYLLKYCETAAEFEYHWPRMLTHYKCVENPWLKNLYTIREMWCPAYSKNYWSGGVLSSQRCETTNKSVSHRLDKTQGLCDFYHVFLDVISDWRSKENGHDYRNWKGRPEVAAANCGILLHA, encoded by the exons ATGAGTGAACCCGGCGAATTGAACTTCATCATCTCAATGGGTTTCTCTTTCAAATCTCAG ATCTGTATTAACTTCTTTCGATTTCACCCAGAAGCCTCAAATTTGggtttttataaaaatcaaagctTTCTACAATCTGCAAGATACCCAGAACACGAATTTGGTGATTCTGCAATTTATGATTTTGGAATTCATGTTTTCTG CCCCATATTGGGTATAGTATTCTTGACTGTTGTATACTGGGGCATGGTTTGCGGAAAGGATGTCAGGGTTATTGAttttgaggaatgcaatggctATAGGGGATATCTAGAGAAGAACACAAACTGGTGG ATTGAAGGTCTGCCACAAATGGTTTCGGGTGTTTGTTCAGATGACGGAAATGCTCAACTTGAAGCTACTACTCATTTTCGCAAGCTGCTTTCAATAG TGAATAAGGAAGTAAGTCTTTTTGTTGAAGGGTCAGAATCTATGTTAATGATGAAGGAAGTTAAAAATGAAGACGAAGCTTATGATTTGTATAATGAATATGCTTTTAGTAAAGGTTTTGGTATTAGGGTTGGGAAAGGTCGGAAGCGTCAAAACAGTGAATTTTATACTATGAAACGGTTCTTGTGTAGCTGCGAAGGGGTTAAAGATGAAAAAAGGAAGAGAACAAGGTCTTATGCTAGATTGGATACGCGTACTGGGTGTACTGCTTTTGTTCAGTTTTCTATTGGTAAAGATGGTGTATGGACGGTTGTGAATCATAATATGATTCATAATCATGCTATGgttcctctaaataagaggcaTTTGATAAGATCACAAAGGAAGGTTAGTAAGGAGGCTCTTTACTTTATGTCTACTTTAAAAGCTAGTGGTGTTAAAGTGTCTGATAccttgagggttttgaggaaagAAGTAGGCGGATCACCTATGGTCGGTTTTACAGCTAGTGATGCTTATAATGCTTTATCACGTGCAAAAGCTAATAAACTTGAAGGTCATGACTGTCATCAGTTAATCAAGTATTTTGCTCAGAGAAATTCCAGTGAAGAAGGTTTTTATTATGACTTTGAGCTTAGTGAAGAAGAGGGACTTTTAAGTTTCTTTTGGCGTGATGGTCGGATGAAGAGAGATTATGATTATTTTGGGGATTTATTGGTTTTTGATACTACTTATAGGACCAATAAATATGATATGATTTGTGCTCCTTTTGTTGGTATGAACCATCATTCTAATAATGTTATGTTTGGAATGGGTTTTGTTATCAATGAAAAAACCGAATCTTTTAATTGGCTTTTTCAAACTTTCCTTACATCCATGGGTGGAAATCCCCCAATAACCATTATGACAGACCAAGCTCCATCCATTGCTGCTGGGATAAGAAATGTTTTTCCAGATGCTAGACATAGATTATGTACGTGGCATATTGGGGAGAATTCAAAGAAGCATATTGGGCAGTATAGAGCTTTAGATGGTTTTTCTGACATATTCAATTATCTTCTGAAGTATTGTGAAACTGCTGCTGAGTTTGAATATCATTGGCCAag AATGTTGACTCACTATAAATGCGTTGAAAATCCATGGTTGAAGAATTTATATACAATTAGAGAGATGTGGTGTCCTGCTTATTCTAAGAATTATTGGTCTGGTGGTGTGTTATCATCACAGCGATGTGAAACTACCAACAAGTCAGTTTCCCATCGACTTGATAAGACACAAGGGTTATGTGATTTTTATCATGTTTTTTTGGATGTTATTTCTGATTGGAGGAGCAAAGAGAATGGTCATGACTACAGAAATTGGAAAGGTAGACCAGAAGTTGCAGCTGCAAATTGCGGAATTCTTCTTCATGCGTGA